One Notolabrus celidotus isolate fNotCel1 chromosome 18, fNotCel1.pri, whole genome shotgun sequence DNA window includes the following coding sequences:
- the tdrkh gene encoding tudor and KH domain-containing protein, whose protein sequence is MDALKEGQMSSLSSGKMVALAAGLSVGATVGYIVYRHISSPTSCEGPDTEVSKMSLPVEVYRNISRYQAKFLDMVTQKSGAHVQVLSDSGEHTSVCFMLKGSKEQVLLARCVLENLVTECEPVTEALEVPQTALGRIIGRGGESLKLITRTTGVKVFCPKEKAHVPGANGSMTITGTRDEVKQAKELILEKVREDTMVRMKISQSSAQRKKRGHTAVNQRPEETETEVPVGLNNNGPYVQTEKNGLIHTHRTPVEEADDIFGKMEELQIINKATEQEESMSTDSISEISKFEIPSPDLSFQPDEHLEVYVSAYENPNHFWIQILGVRSLQLDKLTEEMNRFYSSGSPTEQKVETVVVGDIVAAPYRDHSTWNRARVLGVLSSGLVDLYYVDFGDNGELPRDGLCRMRSDFLSLPFQAIECSLAGVRPKGDVWTEAALDDFEELTFCACWRPLQAKLCSYSHSDISSWPSVRLYDSSEGKTVDIGEELVRRGHAVGFQEVVNGRTEGENLGCLQRMLDDVIGASSELSLSCISLSEAASISGSVDDGAEEELL, encoded by the exons ATGGACGCACTGAAGGAAGGCCAGATGAGCAGCCTAAGCTCGGGTAAGATGGTGGCTCTGGCCGCAGGGCTGTCTGTCGGCGCCACAGTGGGCTACATCGTCTACCGCCATATAAGCAGTCCCACCAGCT GTGAGGGACCCGACACTGAGGTATCCAAGATGTCCCTTCCTGTAGAAGTCTACAGGAACATTTCCAGATACCAGGCCAAGTTTTTAGACATG gtgACCCAGAAGTCTGGAGCTCATGTCCAGGTTCTGTCAGACTCAGGAGAGCACACGTCCGTGTGTTTCATGCTGAAGGGCTCCAAAGAGCAGGTCCTGCTGGCCCGCTGTGTGCTGGAGAACCTGGTGACTGAATGTGAGCCTGTGACCGAGGCTTTGGAGGTTCCTCAGACCGCTTTAGGGCGGATAATAG GTCGTGGAGGAGAGAGTTTGAAACTGATCACCAGGACCACGGGGGTTAAGGTGTTTTGTCCCAAAGAGAAAGCCCACGTTCCCGGGGCAAACGGCAGCATGACGATCACAGGGACCAGAGATGAGGTGAAACAGGCCAAA GAGTTGATTCTAGAAAAGGTCAGAGAGGACACGATGGTGAGGATGAAGATCTCACAGTCCTCTGCCCAGCGAAAGAAACGTGGTCACACGGCTGTGAACCAGAGaccagaggagacagagactgAAGTACCCGTAGGCTTGAACAACAACGGCCCCTACGTGCAGACGGAGAAAAACGGGCTCATTCATACGCACAGGACCCCTGTAGAAGAAGCAGATGATATCTTTGGAAagatggaggagctgcagatCATCAATAAGGCGacggagcaggaggagagcatGTCCACAGACTCCATCTCTGAAATTTCTAagtttgaaa TTCCCAGCCCGGATCTCAGCTTTCAGCCTGACGAGCACCTTGAGGTTTACGTTTCTGCTTACGAGAACCCGAACCACTTCTGGATCCAGATTCTTGGCGTTCGCTCCCTGCAGCTGGACAAACTGACGGAGGAGATGAACCGCTTCTACAGCAGCGGCAGCCCCACT GAACAGAAGGTGGAGACGGTTGTGGTCGGGGATATCGTGGCGGCTCCGTACAGAGACCACAGCACATGGAACCGGGCGAGGGTGCTGGGAGTCCTCAGCTCTGGACTGGTGGACCTCTACTATGTGGACTTTGGAGACAACGGGGAGCTGCCCAGAGACGGCCTCTGCCGGATGAG GAGCGACTTCCTCAGCTTGCCATTCCAAGCTATTGAGTGCAGCTTAGCAGGAGTGAGACCAAAAG GTGATGTTTGGACCGAAGCCGCTCTGGATGACTTTGAGGAGCTGACGTTCTGTGCCTGTTGGAGACCCCTGCAGGCCAAACTGTGCAGCTACTCACACTCAGACATCTCCTCCTGGCCCAGCGTCAGGCTCTACGACAGCAGTGAGGGCAAG ACCGTAGATATCGGTGAGGAGCTCGTACGGCGGGGTCATGCTGTCGGCTTCCAGGAGGTGGTGAACGGGAGGACTGAGGGGGAAAATCTGGGCTGTCTGCAGAGGATGCTG GATGATGTCATTGGAGCTTCATCCGAGCTCAGTCTCTCCTGTATCAGCTTATCAG AAGCTGCCTCCATCTCAGGAAGTGTTGACGACGGTGCTGAGGAGGAGCTGCTCTGA